A genomic window from Brassica oleracea var. oleracea cultivar TO1000 chromosome C8, BOL, whole genome shotgun sequence includes:
- the LOC106310715 gene encoding UDP-glycosyltransferase 75D1-like, with amino-acid sequence MSATRRRGRETLTGLIEDNRRQNRPFTCVVYTIFLPWVAELAREFHIPSALLWVQPVTVFSIFYHYFNGYADAISEMTTNNPSGAINLPSLPQFSLRDLPTIIFPSDPYTFLVPAYQDQIDSLKQEENPMILVNSFEELEEEALSSVLDNVKIVPIGPLITSTTDSGVDDKYIQWLDAKTDSSVLYICFGTFSVLRKKQLAELCKALIESRRPFLWVIAEKSVKCKRGEKEKEEESIRSFREELDEIGMVVSWCNQFSVLKHKSIGCFVTHCGWNSTLESLVSGVPVVAFPLWNDQMTNAKLLAECWRTGVRVMEKKEDEVVVESGVIRRCFEEVMEEKTEEFRKNAARWRDIAAETVMEGGSSFSHLKAFVDEHM; translated from the coding sequence ATGTCTGCTACGAGACGACGTGGCAGAGAAACCCTAACCGGATTAATCGAAGATAACCGGCGTCAAAACCGGCCTTTTACCTGCGTGGTTTACACCATCTTCCTCCCTTGGGTCGCTGAGCTGGCTCGTGAGTTTCACATCCCGTCTGCTCTTCTCTGGGTCCAGCCGGTAACTGTCTTCTCCATCTTCTACCACTACTTCAACGGCTACGCAGATGCAATCTCAGAGATGACTACTAACAACCCTTCTGGTGCTATTAATTTACCCTCTCTGCCACAGTTCAGTCTCCGAGATCTTCCCACAATAATCTTCCCTTCAGACCCATATACATTTCTTGTACCGGCGTATCAAGATCAGATAGATTCACTGAAGCAAGAGGAAAACCCTATGATCCTCGTCAATAGTTTCGAAGAGCTTGAAGAAGAAGCTCTTAGCTCGGTTCTTGATAATGTCAAGATTGTCCCCATAGGTCCATTGATAACCTCGACAACCGACTCTGGGGTTGACGATAAATACATCCAGTGGTTGGATGCAAAGACGGATTCTTCTGTACTTTATATTTGCTTCGGGACATTTTCCGTGTTGAGAAAGAAACAGCTTGCGGAGCTCTGCAAGGCCTTGATAGAGAGTCGGAGGCCGTTTCTGTGGGTGATTGCTGAAAAGTCGGTCAAATGTAAACGAGGTGAGAAAGAGAAAGAAGAAGAGAGCATAAGGAGTTTCAGAGAAGAGCTCGATGAGATAGGAATGGTAGTTTCTTGGTGCAATCAGTTTAGCGTTTTGAAGCATAAATCAATAGGTTGTTTCGTGACGCATTGCGGGTGGAACTCGACGCTAGAGAGCTTGGTGTCTGGAGTTCCGGTGGTTGCGTTTCCGCTGTGGAATGATCAGATGACGAACGCTAAGCTTCTAGCAGAGTGTTGGAGGACTGGTGTGAGAGTGATGGAAAAGAAGGAAGATGAAGTTGTGGTGGAGAGTGGGGTGATACGGCGGTGCTTTGAGGAAGTGATGGAGGAGAAGACAGAGGAGTTTAGAAAAAACGCGGCGAGGTGGAGAGATATAGCGGCGGAGACGGTGATGGAAGGAGGATCTTCGTTTAGTCATCTCAAAGCTTTTGTCGATGAGCACATGTGA